Proteins encoded within one genomic window of Nonomuraea gerenzanensis:
- a CDS encoding glycoside hydrolase family 3 C-terminal domain-containing protein, with protein sequence MRKTPLLAALTLAASLLSAPAQAAETYPFQNPALPLEQRVEDLLGRLTLDEKLSLLHQSQPAIPRLGIAYHKNGTEALHGVAWSNHLNDNWNQKFASGTVFPQALGLASTWDPALIKKVGSAVGDETRGYNAVDPVLWGLQVWAPVVDLLRDPRAGRNEEGYSEDPLLTGAISTAYGKGLQGDDPFYLKTAPVLKHYLAYNNETNRSLTSSNLTPKLKHEYYEPAFKAAISADAATGVMASYNLVNGRPNHVNPDLNDVVRSWTDKTLYNPSDAWGPHALTDLEHYYDNKPEAFAAVLKAGLDSFTIDNSDISVMVTNLKAALDQGLLTEADVDKSVRSVLSIRTRLGHFDPDGGPYKKIGADVINSEANKRLNRETAGKAAVLLKNSGVLPLAKPKSAAVVGPLSAKLYRDWYSGQLPYQVTPLDGIKERVPGVTTGEGLERIALKHLDSGKYVTATGTGPNDNATLADTAPTAASQWDLTDWTGGVSTLRNAGNGMLLGGDWRSLDTDDAEPDGWYVSQQFALEKQADGSHLIRYAGYETVEGWFALPDAYVGITAEGALGLVPKAQAAKFAKEVVSDGVAAAAAQAAKAEVAVVVVGSHPFVAGREFHDRDNLRLGEGQRRLIEAVRKANPRTVVVLETSYPVIVDAPTLLWTTHAGAETGHAIADVLFGDVNPGGRLTQTWPATDELPSLLDYDLTKTGMTYLYGDDKPLYAFGHGLSYTSFAYQGLRAQGERVSVKVTNTGRVRGDEVVQLYTHQRESRFQQPVKQLRGFQRVTLNPGQSRTVTFTLKKSDLAVWDHTRDKWTVENATHDLLVGSASDRIRQSTTLRVSGETVPVRDLTKVTRAMDFDDYSGVAFADESKVRGEVVEGSAGDWVSYTGASWGSRLTASVASVGGGSFEVRRGSPTGALLATVQVPATGGIYQYGTVNAAVKAGTGSVYLVFKGDLRIKDFAFTRS encoded by the coding sequence ATGCGAAAAACCCCATTATTAGCGGCTTTAACCCTCGCTGCGTCCCTGCTCTCCGCGCCCGCACAGGCCGCCGAGACCTACCCCTTCCAGAACCCGGCCCTGCCGCTGGAGCAGCGGGTCGAGGACCTGCTCGGCCGGCTCACCCTGGACGAGAAGCTGAGTCTGCTGCACCAGTCGCAGCCCGCGATCCCGCGCCTGGGCATCGCCTACCACAAGAACGGCACCGAGGCCCTGCACGGCGTCGCCTGGTCCAACCACCTCAATGACAACTGGAACCAGAAGTTCGCCAGCGGGACCGTCTTCCCGCAGGCGCTCGGCCTGGCCAGCACCTGGGACCCGGCGCTGATCAAGAAGGTCGGCTCGGCCGTCGGCGACGAGACCCGCGGCTACAACGCCGTGGACCCGGTGCTGTGGGGCCTGCAGGTGTGGGCGCCCGTGGTGGACCTGCTGCGCGACCCGCGGGCGGGCCGCAACGAGGAGGGCTACTCCGAGGACCCGCTGCTGACCGGCGCCATCTCGACGGCGTACGGCAAGGGGCTGCAGGGTGACGACCCCTTCTACCTGAAGACCGCGCCCGTGCTGAAGCACTACCTGGCCTACAACAACGAGACCAACCGCAGCCTGACCTCCTCCAACCTGACGCCCAAGCTGAAGCACGAGTACTACGAGCCGGCGTTCAAGGCGGCGATCTCGGCCGACGCGGCGACCGGCGTCATGGCGTCGTACAACCTGGTCAACGGGCGGCCCAACCACGTCAACCCGGACCTGAACGACGTCGTGCGGTCGTGGACCGACAAGACGCTCTACAACCCCAGCGACGCCTGGGGGCCGCACGCGCTCACCGACCTGGAGCACTACTACGACAACAAGCCCGAGGCGTTCGCCGCGGTGCTCAAGGCCGGGCTGGACAGCTTCACCATCGACAACAGCGACATCAGCGTGATGGTGACCAATCTCAAGGCCGCGCTCGACCAGGGCCTGCTCACCGAGGCGGACGTGGACAAGTCGGTACGCAGCGTGCTGAGCATCCGTACGAGGCTGGGGCACTTCGACCCGGACGGCGGCCCGTACAAGAAGATCGGCGCCGACGTGATCAACAGCGAGGCCAACAAGCGGCTCAACCGCGAGACGGCGGGCAAGGCCGCGGTGCTGCTGAAGAACTCCGGGGTGCTGCCGCTGGCCAAGCCGAAGTCCGCGGCCGTGGTCGGCCCGCTGTCGGCCAAGCTCTACCGTGACTGGTACTCGGGGCAGCTCCCGTACCAGGTGACGCCGCTGGACGGGATCAAGGAGCGGGTCCCCGGCGTGACCACCGGCGAGGGGCTGGAGCGCATCGCGCTCAAGCACCTCGACTCCGGCAAGTACGTCACCGCCACCGGCACCGGCCCGAACGACAACGCGACGCTCGCCGACACCGCACCCACCGCGGCCTCGCAGTGGGACCTCACCGACTGGACCGGCGGCGTGTCCACGCTGCGCAACGCGGGCAACGGCATGCTGCTCGGCGGCGACTGGCGCTCGCTCGACACCGACGACGCCGAGCCCGACGGCTGGTACGTCTCCCAGCAGTTCGCGCTGGAGAAGCAGGCCGACGGCAGCCACCTGATCAGGTACGCCGGGTACGAGACCGTCGAGGGCTGGTTCGCGCTGCCCGACGCCTACGTCGGGATCACCGCCGAGGGCGCGCTCGGCCTGGTGCCCAAGGCGCAGGCCGCGAAGTTCGCCAAGGAGGTCGTCTCCGACGGCGTCGCCGCGGCAGCCGCGCAGGCCGCCAAGGCCGAGGTCGCGGTCGTGGTGGTGGGCAGCCACCCGTTCGTGGCCGGGCGCGAGTTCCACGACCGCGACAACCTGCGGCTCGGCGAGGGCCAGCGGCGGCTGATCGAGGCCGTGCGCAAGGCCAACCCGCGCACGGTGGTGGTCCTGGAGACCAGCTACCCGGTGATCGTGGACGCGCCGACGCTGCTGTGGACCACCCACGCGGGCGCCGAGACCGGCCACGCCATCGCCGACGTGCTCTTCGGCGACGTCAACCCGGGCGGCCGGCTCACCCAGACCTGGCCGGCCACCGACGAGCTGCCGAGCCTGCTCGACTACGACCTGACCAAGACCGGCATGACCTACCTGTACGGCGACGACAAGCCGCTCTACGCCTTCGGGCACGGCCTGAGCTACACCTCCTTCGCCTACCAGGGCCTGCGCGCGCAGGGCGAGCGGGTGAGCGTGAAGGTCACCAACACCGGCAGGGTCAGGGGCGACGAGGTCGTCCAGCTCTACACCCACCAGCGCGAGTCCCGCTTCCAGCAGCCCGTCAAGCAGCTGCGCGGCTTCCAGCGGGTCACGCTGAACCCGGGCCAGTCGCGGACGGTCACCTTCACCCTGAAGAAGTCCGACCTGGCCGTCTGGGACCACACCCGCGACAAGTGGACGGTCGAGAACGCCACCCACGACCTCCTCGTCGGCTCCGCCTCCGACCGGATCCGCCAGTCCACGACGCTGCGCGTGTCCGGCGAGACCGTCCCCGTGCGCGACCTGACCAAGGTGACGCGCGCGATGGACTTCGACGACTACTCGGGCGTCGCCTTCGCCGACGAGAGCAAGGTGCGCGGCGAGGTCGTCGAGGGCTCGGCGGGCGACTGGGTGTCCTACACCGGCGCGTCCTGGGGCTCGCGGCTGACCGCCTCGGTCGCCTCGGTGGGCGGCGGCTCGTTCGAGGTGCGGCGCGGCTCGCCGACCGGCGCGCTGCTCGCGACCGTGCAGGTGCCCGCGACCGGCGGGATCTACCAGTACGGGACGGTGAACGCCGCGGTGAAGGCGGGCACCGGGAGCGTGTACCTGGTGTTCAAGGGCGACCTGCGGATCAAGGACTTCGCGTTCACCAGGTCGTGA
- a CDS encoding DoxX family protein gives MTVIVLLVATVAFRLLGLAGVRRFGTWRVSAAHGLAVMLVMTASAHFVPGDVTFMPNYDDMVAMVPSFVPFPGLMVYLSGVLELAGAVGLVLERTRKPAGICLALLFVALLPANVNAAQLGLEDVGSPLWQRIPEQVLYIAVALWGAGLFTRSADRPAAVDHQRVPSHQGSGR, from the coding sequence GTGACTGTCATCGTCCTGCTGGTCGCCACCGTGGCGTTCCGGCTGCTCGGGCTGGCCGGCGTGCGCCGGTTCGGCACCTGGCGCGTGAGTGCCGCCCACGGCCTCGCGGTCATGCTCGTCATGACCGCGAGCGCCCACTTCGTCCCCGGCGACGTGACCTTCATGCCGAACTACGACGACATGGTGGCCATGGTGCCGTCGTTCGTGCCGTTCCCCGGCCTCATGGTGTACCTGAGCGGGGTGCTGGAGCTGGCCGGGGCCGTGGGGCTGGTGCTGGAGCGCACCCGCAAGCCCGCCGGGATCTGCCTGGCGCTGCTGTTCGTGGCGTTGCTGCCGGCCAACGTCAACGCGGCCCAGCTCGGCCTGGAGGACGTCGGGTCGCCGCTGTGGCAGCGGATCCCCGAGCAGGTCCTCTACATCGCGGTCGCGCTCTGGGGCGCGGGGCTCTTCACCCGCTCAGCGGACCGTCCAGCCGCCGTCGATCACCAGCGTGTGCCCAGTCACCAGGGAAGCGGCCGGTGA
- a CDS encoding carbohydrate ABC transporter permease — protein MSVRTSGRRGYWLYLIPSLLLFLAVIVVPFLMNVGASFTRWSGVGTPRWIGLDNYTRLLADERFWESFQHNVGLIVAMAVVPTMIGLVLAAALFDYIGKRFGARTASALRAMYYLPQVLPVAVAGVVWGWMLHPSYGAVNQIFGLDLDWLGDPDLALATVMGVMVWFQLGYPVVIFMAGLQRVDPSYYEAAEIDGASWWAKFWHITIPQIRPEIFVVLLTCTIAALKVFGPIFVLTRGGPGNATMVPSYFSYLNFFQKSNVGYGSAIATVLALIIVVVTFLFLRVQERES, from the coding sequence ATGAGCGTTCGCACGAGCGGCAGACGGGGCTACTGGCTCTATCTGATCCCCAGCCTGCTGCTGTTCCTGGCCGTCATCGTCGTGCCGTTCCTGATGAACGTGGGCGCCAGCTTCACCCGCTGGTCGGGGGTGGGCACGCCCCGGTGGATCGGGCTCGACAACTACACCAGGCTGCTGGCCGACGAGCGGTTCTGGGAGTCGTTCCAGCACAATGTGGGGCTGATCGTGGCCATGGCCGTCGTGCCGACCATGATCGGCCTCGTGCTGGCGGCGGCGCTGTTCGACTACATCGGCAAGCGGTTCGGCGCGCGCACCGCCTCGGCGCTGCGCGCGATGTACTACCTGCCGCAGGTGCTGCCGGTGGCGGTGGCCGGCGTGGTGTGGGGCTGGATGCTGCACCCGTCGTACGGCGCGGTCAACCAGATCTTCGGGTTGGACCTCGACTGGCTCGGCGACCCCGACCTGGCGCTGGCCACGGTCATGGGGGTGATGGTCTGGTTCCAGCTCGGCTACCCGGTCGTCATCTTCATGGCCGGGCTGCAGCGCGTGGACCCGTCCTACTACGAGGCCGCCGAGATCGACGGGGCCTCGTGGTGGGCCAAGTTCTGGCACATCACGATCCCGCAGATCCGGCCGGAGATCTTCGTCGTGCTGCTGACGTGCACGATCGCCGCGCTGAAGGTGTTCGGGCCGATCTTCGTGCTGACCCGCGGAGGGCCGGGCAACGCGACCATGGTGCCGTCGTACTTCTCGTACCTGAACTTCTTCCAGAAGAGCAACGTCGGGTACGGCTCCGCGATCGCCACGGTGCTGGCGCTGATCATCGTCGTGGTGACGTTCCTGTTCCTGCGGGTCCAGGAGCGTGAGTCATGA
- a CDS encoding carbohydrate ABC transporter permease — protein sequence MRGPGRWAVLLALVVLAVVMIFPFLIVGMNAVKSPAEYSSQGPLSLPDGLYLQGIVDFWNRVEFGTKLWNSLLISASVSVLAVVLSVLNAYALGIGRVQGRVWILALFLVANTLPQEALAYPLYYLAKGVGLYDTQLSVIIVMTAIQAAFGTYLLSAVLGQFPKEILEAAAIDGAGRLRSLWRIVVPISRPTINVLLIFFFIWTWNEFFLPLIFLISNDTQTVPVALGVLQGEKYMDATMSSASALLGVVPAIAFFLIFQRTLTRGVTVGAIK from the coding sequence ATGAGGGGCCCGGGCCGCTGGGCGGTGCTGCTCGCGCTGGTCGTGCTGGCCGTCGTGATGATCTTTCCGTTCCTGATCGTGGGCATGAACGCGGTCAAGTCGCCGGCCGAGTACAGCTCACAGGGGCCGCTGAGCCTGCCCGACGGGCTCTACCTCCAGGGGATCGTCGACTTCTGGAACAGGGTGGAGTTCGGCACGAAGCTCTGGAACAGCTTGCTCATCAGCGCGTCCGTGTCGGTGCTGGCGGTCGTGCTGTCGGTGCTCAACGCGTACGCGCTGGGCATCGGCAGGGTGCAGGGCCGGGTGTGGATCCTCGCGCTGTTCCTGGTGGCCAACACGCTGCCGCAGGAGGCCCTGGCCTATCCGCTGTACTACCTGGCCAAGGGCGTCGGCCTGTACGACACCCAGCTCTCGGTGATCATCGTGATGACCGCGATCCAGGCGGCGTTCGGCACGTACCTGCTGAGCGCGGTGCTGGGCCAGTTCCCGAAGGAGATCCTGGAGGCGGCGGCGATCGACGGCGCGGGGCGGCTGCGCTCGCTGTGGCGGATCGTGGTGCCGATCAGCCGGCCCACGATCAACGTGCTGCTGATCTTCTTCTTCATCTGGACCTGGAACGAGTTCTTCCTTCCGCTGATCTTCCTTATCTCGAACGACACCCAGACGGTGCCCGTCGCGCTCGGCGTGCTGCAGGGCGAGAAGTACATGGACGCCACCATGTCCAGCGCCTCGGCCCTGCTCGGCGTCGTGCCGGCGATCGCCTTCTTCCTGATCTTCCAGCGCACGCTGACCCGAGGTGTGACGGTCGGCGCCATCAAGTGA
- a CDS encoding TIM-barrel domain-containing protein: MPYRPPLVAHEYFVADPPELPVRERGEGGLSALISAELVAADGAEVLLKAVTSAEETLVVQVGAAGEGIIRVRLSEDATARPRSERAIGLVSPGTYSGARAEAAPGAPIVVDAGSLRAEISLHPWQLRFTDAAGRTLVEQDRGHIDISGRLRTLPFGRSSSAGTPVAYHESFVAAPDEAFSGFGESFTRLDKRGQRPVMWNFDAFGAESQRAYKNVPLYLSSRGYGVLVDSGAPIEFDVCQSTHSAVQIVVPDDVLDYYVLAGPTPPEILDRYDRLTCRPSLPPKWAFGTWISSGFCVDSQERVLARARTIRERGIPCDVLHLDTYWQADGHWSELKWDAVNFPDPDGMLAELDGMGFKVCLWMNPYISHLSPTFREAADAGYFLRNQAGQVYVADCWHGSFPACGIVDFTNPAAVEWFQGLLRPLLRQGVAVFKTDFAEGVPSDAVAHNGMTGADLHNVYTLLFNDVVAGVTREVNGHDLVWARSSYLGGQRHSAQWGGDTYTSYAAMGSTIRGGLAHGLSGVPFWSHDAGGFTGRPTDDLYVRWSQFGALSPLLRLHGTTTREPWEFPEVEAAAVAALKLRYRLMPYLYSAAVEAARTGAPMMRALCVDHPDDPVAWQADLEYLLGRDLLVAPMTAPEGTRQVYLPRGLWVDYWTYEVLEGARYVTVSKPLDQIPLFVRHGALIPVQEQRDTVDVPAEIALVAFGGGDGPVEVTVEIHDADGVTVAAATRDGEELRVAVTGPKRVTGVELAPVAGAPARAVIS, from the coding sequence ATGCCCTATCGCCCGCCGCTGGTCGCGCACGAGTACTTCGTCGCCGACCCGCCCGAGTTGCCGGTCCGTGAGCGGGGCGAGGGCGGCCTGTCGGCGCTCATCTCCGCCGAACTGGTCGCGGCCGACGGCGCCGAGGTACTGCTCAAGGCCGTCACCTCGGCGGAGGAGACGCTGGTCGTGCAGGTCGGCGCGGCGGGCGAGGGGATCATCAGGGTCAGGCTGTCGGAGGACGCGACCGCCAGGCCGCGCTCCGAGCGCGCCATCGGGCTGGTGTCGCCCGGCACGTACTCAGGGGCACGGGCCGAGGCGGCACCGGGCGCGCCGATCGTGGTCGACGCCGGCTCGCTGCGCGCCGAGATCAGCCTGCACCCGTGGCAGCTGCGCTTCACCGACGCGGCGGGGCGGACGCTGGTCGAGCAGGACAGGGGGCACATCGACATCAGCGGCCGGCTGCGGACGCTGCCCTTCGGGCGCTCCAGCTCGGCCGGTACGCCCGTGGCCTATCACGAGAGCTTCGTCGCCGCCCCCGACGAGGCGTTCTCCGGGTTCGGCGAGTCGTTCACCCGGCTGGACAAGCGCGGCCAGCGCCCGGTCATGTGGAACTTCGACGCCTTCGGGGCCGAGTCGCAGCGGGCGTACAAGAACGTGCCCCTCTACCTGTCCAGCAGAGGCTACGGCGTGCTCGTGGACAGCGGCGCGCCCATCGAGTTCGACGTGTGCCAGTCCACGCACAGCGCGGTGCAGATCGTGGTACCGGACGACGTGCTCGACTACTACGTGCTCGCCGGGCCGACGCCGCCCGAGATCCTGGACCGTTACGACCGGCTGACCTGCCGGCCGTCGCTGCCGCCGAAGTGGGCGTTCGGGACGTGGATCTCCTCCGGGTTCTGCGTGGACAGCCAGGAGCGGGTGCTGGCCAGGGCGCGCACGATCAGGGAGCGCGGCATCCCGTGCGACGTGCTGCACCTGGACACCTACTGGCAGGCCGACGGGCACTGGTCGGAGCTGAAGTGGGACGCCGTGAACTTCCCCGACCCGGACGGCATGCTGGCCGAGCTGGACGGGATGGGGTTCAAGGTCTGCCTGTGGATGAACCCCTACATCTCCCACCTGAGCCCCACGTTCCGGGAGGCCGCCGACGCCGGCTACTTCCTGAGGAATCAGGCGGGGCAGGTGTACGTCGCCGACTGCTGGCACGGCTCGTTCCCCGCCTGCGGGATCGTCGACTTCACCAACCCGGCCGCCGTCGAGTGGTTCCAGGGCCTGCTGCGCCCGCTGCTGCGGCAGGGCGTGGCCGTCTTCAAGACCGACTTCGCCGAGGGCGTGCCGAGCGACGCCGTGGCGCACAACGGGATGACCGGCGCCGACCTGCACAACGTCTACACGCTGCTGTTCAACGACGTGGTCGCCGGGGTCACCCGCGAGGTCAACGGGCACGACCTGGTCTGGGCGCGCTCGTCGTACCTGGGCGGGCAGCGCCACAGCGCCCAGTGGGGCGGCGACACCTACACCAGCTACGCCGCCATGGGCAGCACGATCAGGGGCGGGCTCGCGCACGGCCTGTCCGGCGTGCCGTTCTGGAGCCACGACGCCGGTGGCTTCACCGGGCGCCCCACCGACGACCTGTACGTGCGCTGGAGCCAGTTCGGCGCGCTGTCCCCGCTGCTGCGCCTGCACGGCACCACGACCCGGGAGCCGTGGGAGTTCCCCGAGGTCGAGGCGGCGGCCGTGGCCGCGCTCAAGCTGCGCTACCGGCTGATGCCCTACCTGTACTCGGCGGCCGTCGAGGCCGCGCGGACCGGCGCGCCGATGATGCGGGCGCTGTGCGTGGACCACCCGGACGACCCGGTGGCCTGGCAGGCGGACCTTGAGTACCTGCTCGGCCGCGACCTCCTCGTCGCCCCCATGACCGCACCGGAGGGCACCCGCCAGGTGTACCTGCCGCGCGGCCTGTGGGTGGACTACTGGACGTACGAGGTGCTGGAGGGCGCCCGTTACGTCACGGTCAGCAAGCCGCTCGACCAGATCCCCCTGTTCGTCCGGCACGGCGCGCTCATCCCCGTCCAGGAGCAGCGGGACACGGTGGACGTGCCGGCCGAGATCGCCCTCGTCGCCTTCGGGGGCGGCGACGGGCCTGTCGAGGTCACCGTCGAAATCCACGACGCGGACGGCGTGACGGTCGCCGCCGCCACCAGGGACGGCGAGGAGCTGCGTGTCGCCGTCACCGGCCCGAAGCGCGTCACCGGGGTGGAGCTCGCCCCGGTGGCCGGAGCTCCCGCGCGGGCCGTCATCTCGTAA
- a CDS encoding SDR family NAD(P)-dependent oxidoreductase: MTGFPEYRVDGRIALVTGAARGLGRAISLALANAGADVALGLRDAAADGGLCAEIERMGRAALPLQMDVTAPGQIAAAVRSALERFGRIDILVNNAGVAPGNPAEEVTEEDFDRTLQVNLKGTFLTSQAVGRAMIEQGYGRMVNVGSQAGEVALPGESVYCMTKAAIAHLTRCLAVEWGPHGITVNNVAPTFIRTPGTAPALSDPAFEADVIERIAALHRIGEPMDVAGAVLFLASPAASLVTGHTLVIDGGWTVR, translated from the coding sequence ATGACGGGTTTCCCCGAGTACCGGGTGGACGGCAGGATCGCGCTGGTCACGGGCGCGGCGCGGGGTCTCGGCCGGGCGATCTCGCTGGCGCTGGCGAACGCCGGCGCCGACGTCGCGCTGGGCCTGCGGGACGCGGCGGCGGACGGCGGGCTGTGCGCCGAGATCGAGCGGATGGGGCGAGCCGCACTGCCGCTGCAGATGGACGTGACCGCCCCCGGCCAGATCGCGGCGGCCGTGCGGAGCGCGCTGGAGCGGTTCGGCAGGATCGACATCCTGGTCAACAACGCGGGCGTCGCGCCCGGCAACCCGGCCGAGGAGGTGACGGAGGAGGACTTCGACCGGACCCTCCAGGTGAATCTGAAGGGCACCTTCCTGACCAGCCAGGCGGTGGGCCGGGCGATGATCGAGCAGGGCTACGGCCGGATGGTGAACGTCGGCTCGCAGGCGGGGGAGGTGGCGCTGCCCGGTGAGTCCGTCTACTGCATGACCAAGGCGGCCATCGCCCACCTCACCCGCTGCCTGGCCGTCGAGTGGGGGCCGCACGGCATCACCGTGAACAACGTCGCCCCCACCTTCATCCGCACGCCCGGCACCGCGCCCGCCCTGTCGGACCCGGCGTTCGAGGCCGACGTGATCGAGCGGATCGCGGCGCTGCACCGCATCGGCGAGCCGATGGACGTCGCGGGCGCTGTCCTCTTCCTCGCCTCACCGGCCGCTTCCCTGGTGACTGGGCACACGCTGGTGATCGACGGCGGCTGGACGGTCCGCTGA
- a CDS encoding ABC transporter substrate-binding protein, which translates to MVRMRGVAVLAAAALALSACGSGGDSGTPSPAGTEPRVLKLWHYETADSAMGKAWAEAIKKFEASHPNVTVKFEEKGFEQIQKTASMVLNSDEAPDIMEYNKGNATAGLLSKQGLLTDLSEEAAKRGWDKLLPGGLQTTAKYDDRGVMGSGKWFGVPNYGEFVMVYYNKELFDKHKVAVPATFEEFTAALDTFVKAGVTPISNAGAEYPAQQIFYQLALTKAQKPWLEAFQSYKGKVDFHGPEFTYGADTFADWVKKGYLAKNSSGLKAEDMGVAFMNGKFPVMISGSWWYGRFASEIKDFEWGHFLFPGATMSPGSSGNIWVVPEKSENKDLAYDFIDITMSKEIQNLLGNSGGVPVAADPAAITDAKSKELIETFNKLTTADGLAFYPDWPAPGYYDVLVAGVQELINGSKTSAQVLDDLAKPYEDNLADLGN; encoded by the coding sequence ATGGTCAGAATGAGAGGCGTGGCGGTGCTGGCCGCCGCCGCGCTCGCCCTGTCGGCGTGCGGCTCGGGAGGAGACTCGGGCACCCCCAGCCCGGCCGGCACCGAGCCGCGCGTGCTGAAGCTGTGGCACTACGAGACGGCCGACAGCGCCATGGGCAAGGCGTGGGCCGAGGCGATCAAGAAGTTCGAGGCGTCGCACCCGAACGTGACCGTCAAGTTCGAGGAGAAGGGCTTCGAGCAGATCCAGAAGACGGCCAGCATGGTGCTGAACTCCGACGAGGCGCCCGACATCATGGAGTACAACAAGGGCAACGCCACGGCCGGGCTGCTGTCCAAGCAGGGCCTGCTCACCGACCTGAGCGAGGAGGCCGCCAAGCGCGGCTGGGACAAGCTGCTGCCCGGCGGCCTGCAGACCACCGCCAAGTACGACGACCGGGGCGTGATGGGCTCCGGCAAGTGGTTCGGCGTGCCGAACTACGGCGAGTTCGTGATGGTCTATTACAACAAGGAGCTCTTCGACAAGCACAAGGTCGCGGTGCCGGCCACGTTCGAGGAGTTCACGGCCGCGCTCGACACCTTCGTCAAGGCCGGCGTGACGCCCATCTCCAACGCCGGCGCCGAGTACCCGGCGCAGCAGATCTTCTACCAGCTCGCGCTCACCAAGGCGCAGAAGCCGTGGCTGGAGGCGTTCCAGTCCTACAAGGGCAAGGTCGACTTCCACGGCCCCGAGTTCACCTACGGCGCCGACACCTTCGCCGACTGGGTGAAGAAGGGCTACCTCGCCAAGAACTCCTCCGGTCTGAAGGCCGAGGACATGGGCGTGGCGTTCATGAACGGCAAGTTCCCCGTCATGATCTCCGGAAGCTGGTGGTACGGCCGCTTCGCCTCCGAGATCAAGGACTTCGAGTGGGGGCACTTCCTGTTCCCCGGTGCCACGATGTCGCCCGGTTCGAGCGGCAACATCTGGGTCGTGCCCGAGAAGTCGGAGAACAAGGACCTGGCCTACGACTTCATCGACATCACGATGAGCAAGGAGATCCAGAACCTGCTCGGCAACTCCGGCGGTGTGCCCGTGGCCGCGGACCCGGCCGCGATCACCGACGCCAAGAGCAAGGAGCTCATCGAGACCTTCAACAAGCTGACCACCGCCGACGGGCTGGCCTTCTACCCCGACTGGCCCGCGCCCGGCTACTACGACGTGCTGGTGGCGGGGGTCCAGGAGCTCATCAACGGCAGCAAGACCTCGGCCCAGGTGCTGGACGACCTCGCCAAGCCGTACGAGGACAACCTCGCCGACCTTGGTAACTAG